One region of Coregonus clupeaformis isolate EN_2021a chromosome 31, ASM2061545v1, whole genome shotgun sequence genomic DNA includes:
- the LOC121547572 gene encoding cdc42 effector protein 4-like, translating to MPILKQLTSNQSKRRSRADLTAEMISAPLGDFRHTMHVGRGGDAFGDTSFLSTRSGEPPKEPAPEVQQSSPGPVSKPGLLSRTFRSSKRSQSVNRGDNYENALAPPGGSPNVVKSAISLPYLNNEDAGRMGGGHRMPKSVSSSPLKKLPEVDGISKPVNGAAAMDLEFDERSFGELTDLPPSHPRGGGMKHAESIMSFHIDLGPSMLGDILSVMEKKGWEEDDLGYEEGKGSEGRGSPPISPPTTEDDVKDQVDLQPPVRPPRSIYPQQKIMSDPPYTPPRNYHPHSHLDSCSFSSSGSATLEEKPLNHLQEGDTDSAKYSSPGGGGEDDKDFSFMDEDEDEIRV from the coding sequence ATGCCGATCCTCAAGCAGCTAACCTCGAACCAGTCCAAGCGTCGCTCCCGGGCCGACCTGACTGCAGAGATGATCAGCGCCCCTCTCGGGGACTTCAGACACACCATGCATGTGGGTCGTGGCGGGGATGCCTTCGGGGACACCTCGTTCCTCAGTACCCGGTCTGGGGAGCCCCCTAAAGAACCAGCTCCAGAGGTGCAGCAGAGCTCCCCTGGACCTGTCTCAAAACCAGGTCTGCTGTCCCGAACCTTCAGGAGCAGCAAGCGCTCCCAGTCGGTGAACCGCGGCGACAACTACGAGAACGCGTTGGCACCCCCTGGTGGCTCGCCAAACGTTGTGAAGAGCGCCATCTCCCTTCCCTACCTCAACAACGAGGATGCGGGCAGGATGGGCGGTGGTCACCGGATGCCCAAGAGCgtctcctccagccctctgaAGAAGCTGCCCGAGGTCGACGGAATCAGCAAACCGGTCAACGGCGCCGCGGCCATGGACCTGGAATTCGACGAGCGGAGCTTTGGCGAACTGACTGACCTGCCACCGTCCCATCCTCGGGGTGGTGGGATGAAGCACGCGGAGTCCATCATGTCGTTCCACATCGACCTGGGTCCCTCCATGCTGGGGGACATCCTCAGCGTCATGGAGAAGAAGGGCTGGGAGGAGGACGACCTGGGGTACGAGGAGGGGAAGGGCAGCGAGGGCCGTGGGTCACCCCCCATCAGTCCTCCCACTACGGAGGACGATGTCAAGGACCAGGTGGATCTACAGCCGCCAGTCAGGCCCCCACGCAGCATCTATCCCCAGCAGAAAATAATGTCCGACCCCCCCTACACCCCTCCCAGGAACTACCACCCCcacagccacctggacagctgctCTTTTTCTTCCTCCGGCTCCGCCACTCTTGAGGAGAAACCACTCAACCACCTGCAGGAGGGGGACACGGACAGCGCCAAGTACAGCTCtccggggggtgggggggaggacgACAAAGACTTCTCCTTCATGGACGAGGACGAAGATGAAATCAGGGTGTAA